In Flavobacterium cerinum, one genomic interval encodes:
- a CDS encoding type I restriction enzyme HsdR N-terminal domain-containing protein encodes MNEEDIRGRLLLPYIHDLGFDVSEISLEMGFIVRLGKKKYMRGRSDILCKRNNRNLFVIELKRDSVEITQDDIDQGISYARLLLDDIAPFTIITNGVTTRIFDSITRKELLGSITGQSSFYNNGYTLSTEEDLKIRYEALKNFVALSPTNLKAFCQMQVYDRMGQIIGNINSPYSKFVKEIHIQRQELHTAFQEFLQSSQSIFGLVGSAGVGKTSAICSLALQNIENMFVFFYNAAIIRSPLECIAQDLNINFSSRSETDIVLKKLDEIGRFADKTILIFIDAVDENTNPDISLELSEVALMAKDLDKVKIVISCKSNIWDTILKIKNKPTHLHEELCKNHNLIKSLSNNPGFLLEDFSEEELEKVIPLYQEVFGFKGEISKILAKELRNGFFLKIFSEVYMGKKVPEKITDQGLIKKYLKKSLDDTDMGYISGARILAEIGKVLLTHSYSHWEEYKDEGLDINHFLERLNFSIDDNIPEDLFTRNILIKSNTDDSYNVSFYYSKIRDYVICFHSYRLDKLSDDDFYDILCDFYRNHIGRSALDFYIENARSSHLQTLVRFKKDKALSYVINYDSYLENNFKKFKNKFDPNTDGDIGILLPDDLIKGSGYGLFPLEEGTKSKVVCEKINDFFGTESDLLWQRGINIIYSSQMSLFTNDQYLVVKRNIFKQLAEILKKGKFSAYNSEFLLVEEVCLILYYYPEKLGYKFNIEDFFLPRFKSIYPIDLKDLKQRVNKFKVAELYRYESIEKGLKDELIDKALKENNIPEYEMTGDAPPFTELGKIIDILLSNGISEIKQHYLPLPDKSLFEAKTFYEKNKPQDIRAILKFQFSESQAILYLTEFFEKFEKCYSEFVEYCFPTYKDKFVFYSSMPHEYIFYMEDSDILKWGLFGYRASRSGEFKITIKNKNKSDEAFITEEIQLLRSFSLDMILKIRSFAQYPVKTIDKINTSKLDGFCVLRNWVYKFLEDDMKKIFEENK; translated from the coding sequence ATGAACGAAGAAGATATTAGAGGTAGGTTATTATTGCCTTACATTCATGATCTAGGATTTGATGTTTCAGAAATTTCCCTAGAGATGGGATTTATTGTACGCCTGGGGAAGAAGAAGTATATGCGAGGAAGATCCGATATTCTATGTAAACGAAACAATAGAAATCTCTTTGTAATTGAATTGAAAAGGGATTCGGTTGAAATTACTCAAGATGATATTGATCAAGGTATTTCTTATGCGAGATTACTTTTAGACGATATAGCGCCATTTACTATAATAACAAATGGGGTAACAACTAGGATTTTTGATTCAATCACAAGAAAAGAATTGTTAGGGAGTATAACGGGACAATCATCTTTTTATAATAATGGTTATACACTATCAACGGAAGAGGATTTAAAAATAAGGTATGAAGCCTTAAAGAACTTTGTGGCTTTATCTCCTACGAATTTGAAAGCCTTTTGCCAAATGCAAGTCTACGATAGGATGGGGCAGATTATCGGAAATATAAACAGTCCATATTCTAAATTTGTGAAAGAAATTCACATCCAACGTCAAGAATTACATACTGCATTTCAAGAATTTCTACAATCTTCTCAGTCTATTTTTGGTTTGGTTGGGTCAGCGGGAGTTGGTAAAACAAGTGCAATATGTTCATTAGCGCTTCAGAATATAGAAAACATGTTTGTTTTTTTTTATAATGCAGCTATAATCCGTTCACCGCTTGAATGTATTGCACAGGATTTGAATATTAATTTTTCCAGTAGAAGCGAAACCGATATAGTGCTTAAAAAGCTTGATGAAATTGGAAGGTTTGCTGATAAAACTATTCTAATTTTCATTGATGCGGTAGACGAAAATACGAATCCTGATATTTCGCTTGAATTGAGTGAAGTTGCACTAATGGCAAAAGACCTTGATAAAGTGAAGATTGTTATTAGTTGCAAATCAAATATTTGGGATACAATATTGAAGATTAAGAACAAGCCAACCCATCTCCATGAAGAATTGTGTAAAAATCATAATCTCATAAAAAGTCTCTCTAATAATCCAGGATTTCTTTTGGAAGATTTTTCGGAGGAAGAATTAGAGAAGGTAATACCTTTATACCAAGAGGTTTTCGGCTTTAAAGGAGAAATTTCAAAAATACTAGCTAAAGAACTAAGGAACGGTTTCTTTTTGAAAATCTTTAGCGAAGTTTATATGGGTAAGAAAGTTCCAGAAAAAATAACCGATCAGGGACTTATAAAAAAATATCTGAAAAAGTCTTTAGACGATACGGATATGGGGTATATATCCGGTGCAAGAATCTTGGCTGAAATTGGGAAAGTTTTGCTTACCCATTCGTATAGTCACTGGGAAGAGTATAAAGATGAAGGATTAGATATTAATCATTTTCTCGAACGCTTAAATTTTTCTATTGATGATAACATCCCAGAAGATTTATTTACTAGAAACATACTTATCAAATCTAACACTGATGATTCTTATAATGTTTCATTCTACTATTCTAAAATCCGTGATTATGTAATTTGTTTCCATTCATATCGTTTAGATAAGTTAAGTGATGACGATTTTTATGATATATTATGTGACTTTTATCGTAATCATATAGGTAGAAGTGCACTTGACTTTTATATTGAAAATGCTAGATCTTCCCATCTGCAGACTTTGGTTAGATTCAAGAAAGATAAAGCGCTTAGCTATGTAATCAATTATGACTCGTATCTGGAAAATAATTTCAAGAAGTTTAAAAATAAATTTGATCCCAACACTGATGGCGATATTGGAATATTATTACCAGATGACCTAATAAAAGGAAGTGGTTATGGACTTTTTCCCTTGGAGGAGGGAACCAAAAGTAAGGTTGTGTGTGAGAAAATAAATGATTTTTTTGGTACTGAAAGTGATCTGCTTTGGCAAAGAGGAATAAATATTATTTACTCTAGTCAAATGTCACTATTTACGAATGATCAATATTTAGTTGTGAAAAGAAATATCTTTAAACAATTGGCTGAGATACTTAAAAAGGGAAAATTTAGTGCCTATAATTCTGAATTTCTTCTTGTAGAGGAAGTTTGTTTGATTCTTTATTATTACCCTGAAAAGCTAGGCTATAAATTCAATATTGAAGATTTTTTCCTACCAAGATTTAAAAGTATTTATCCTATAGATCTGAAAGACCTAAAACAAAGAGTAAATAAATTTAAAGTAGCCGAATTATACAGATATGAATCAATAGAAAAAGGGCTTAAAGATGAGTTAATTGATAAGGCATTGAAAGAAAACAATATTCCAGAATATGAAATGACAGGAGACGCGCCGCCATTTACGGAACTCGGCAAGATTATAGATATATTATTAAGTAATGGAATTAGCGAGATTAAGCAGCATTACTTACCGTTACCAGACAAATCTCTGTTTGAAGCTAAAACATTCTACGAAAAAAATAAACCCCAAGACATTAGGGCAATATTAAAATTTCAATTTAGTGAAAGTCAGGCCATTTTGTATTTAACTGAGTTTTTTGAGAAGTTTGAGAAATGTTATAGCGAATTTGTCGAATATTGTTTCCCAACTTATAAAGATAAATTTGTTTTTTATTCTAGTATGCCTCATGAATATATTTTCTATATGGAAGATTCTGATATACTTAAATGGGGATTGTTTGGATATCGGGCTTCTCGTAGTGGTGAATTTAAAATAACAATTAAGAATAAAAATAAGTCGGATGAAGCATTTATTACCGAGGAAATTCAACTCCTAAGGTCATTCTCTTTAGATATGATTTTAAAGATTAGAAGTTTCGCCCAATATCCAGTAAAAACTATAGACAAAATTAATACTTCAAAACTTGATGGATTCTGTGTTCTTAGAAATTGGGTTTACAAGTTTCTTGAGGATGATATGAAAAAAATTTTCGAGGAGAACAAGTAA